The window AAGCCAACGAAGACAAAGGCGACCCTTATTCATACGAATGCCGCCAAACCGCCACACTGCTGGCCGCCGCACTGGGTTTAAGCGAAAACGATTACATCGTCTCTTTCCAAAGCCGCTTCGGCAAAGCCAAATGGATAGAACCGAGCACGCAAACCCTGTTTGACGAACTGCCCAAACAAGGCATCACCAAGCTGGATGTCTTCTGCCCCGGTTTTGTCAGCGACTGTCTCGAAACCATGGAAGAAATCGCCATTACCGGGCGCGAACAATTTCACGCTGCCGGCGGCACACAATACCACTACATCCCCTGCCTCAACACCAACGAAGCCTGGCTGGAAGCCTTAACCTCATTGGCGCGGCAGCACTTGCAAGGCTGGATGTAAACCAAGCGGGCAATTTCTTTACGGCGCCCGGCTGTCGTTTTATCAGCTTTTGTCTGCTGCCACCCATCATCAATATTTCAAGCCATAATATTTCAGGCCGTCTGAACCATTTCCGTTCAGACGGCCTGAAGTTTTTAACATATAAACATATAGCCGTTATCAGGCTGAATAAGATCTCATGCCCATTCACAGGCCGTCTGAAAAATATTTCATCACCTATTGATCACAGTAAGCCGGCTCAAGGCAATACGGTCAGGTTGGTTTGATTCGTGGCATATCATTAAGGTGTCCTGACCATTCGATTTATGGGTGTATTTTGCCTCTGAAAACGCAGCTGCTGCGTTAAAAAGCCTCGCAAGATGCCCAATCTTGCTGCGTTTTGCGCCTTGCATCTGCACTTTTATCGCAAAAAATCTGAATCATTCTGAATGGTCAGGACCCTAGGGCCTTTCTCGACCCGCTGCCACAGTAAGAATACAACCTCACCATGAACAATAACTACATCTCTGCTACTTTAGACAACCTCACCGCTATCTCATCACAACAAGTGCTCATTACCCGATTGGCCTAAGCATGGTGCAGCACGCTTTGTTTTTACATGTATTTCCCACAGATTTTTGCCATTCGTCAAATTTATATTCACGCCCGTCCGTATAATAGCGCCAGAAAAGCCCACAGCCATATAATATTTTTAACAGAATTATTGTGTTTTATTACAGGCAAAACTAATAAACCTACACATTATCTGAATACAAACGGCTTAAAAACAGAACAAACTACCCCGCTTACCAGCTGTCCCAGCCATCACCAACGAGGAAAACAGGCCGGTAAAGCGATACAACGCAGTCAAATGATTTTTGCAAACAGGCAGCAACCCGCATTTATTTCTCAACTTGTGTACACAAAGGATGCTTTATGAACCAGTCTAAACTTCTTTTCTGGTCGATTACCGTCGCGCTGGCAGGTTTTCTGTTCGGCTTTGACACCGTTGTCATCTCCGGCGCAGACCAAGCGCTGCAAAAAATGTGGGGCAGCTCCAGCCTGTTTCACGGCGTGGTGGTGATGTCGTCCGCGCTGTGGGGCACGGTTATCGGCGCACTTTTCGGCAGCATTCCCACCGATAAATTAGGCCGCAAAAAAACCCTGATTTGCATCGGCTTTCTCTATATTGTCGGCGCCTTGGGCTCTGCACTGGTCTCCGACCCGTGGCTGTTTGCCGCCTTCCGTTTCCTCGGCGGCTTGGGCGTGGGGGCATCCACCATTGCCGCGCCGGCCTATGTGTCGGAAATTGCGCCGCCTGAAAAACGCGGCCGTTTGGTGGCGATGTATCAATTCAATATCGTATTCGGTATTTTGATGGCCTACCTTTCCAACTTTATGTTTACCAGCTTGGATTTGGGCGAAAACACTTGGCGCTGGATGCTCGGTATCCAAGTGGTGCCGGCAGTGCTCTACACGCTGATGGTGATGAGTGTGCCGATGTCGCCGCGCTGGCTGATGATGAAAGGCCGCTTCGACGAAGCGCGTGCGGTGTTGCTGCAAATCAACCCCGACGCCAATCTTGATGAAATGATGAGCGCAGCCAAAGCCGACAGCGAACACAAAAAAGAAAGCCTGTGGCTGAAAAAATACCGCACACCGGTGCTGCTGGCCTTTTTGATTGCCTTTTTCAACCAAGTGTCCGGCATCAATGCTTTCCTTTACTATGCCCCGCGTATTTTTGAAATCGCCGGCTTGGAAAAAAGCGCGGCCATGCTCAGCAGCGTGGGTATCGGCGTTGTCAACCTGATTTTCACCTTTGTCGGCCTGGCGCTGATTGATAAATTCGGCCGCCGCCAGCTGATGTATATCGGCTCATTCGGCTACATTATTTCGCTCGGCCTGGTATCGCTGGCTTTCTTCCAACACTGGCAGGGCATGGCCGTACCGCTGTTTTTCTTCCTGTTTATCGCCGCCCACGCCATCGGCCAAGGCACCGTGATTTGGGTGTTTATTTCCGAAATTTTCCCCAGCTATCTGCGCGCCCAAGGCCAATCATTGGGCAGCTCCACCCACTGGGTGTTAGCCGCCGCCATTCCCGCCGCCATCCCCTTCCTGTTTGACAGCATCGGCGCCGCTTGGGTATTTGTGGTCTTTACCGCCATGATGGTCTTGCAATTGCTGTTTGTCATGTTTATGATGCCCGAAACCAAAGGCGTGCCGCTTGAAGAATTGTCTCAATCACTGATTAAGGAAGATGCATAATGAAAGTAACCAGTTTCGGCGAAGTGCTGTGGGATGATTTTCCCGACGGCAAAGTATTGGGTGGCGCCCCGCTCAACGTGCTCGTCCGCCTTCGCTCACTCGGCGTCGACGGCAGCATCATCAGCCGTCGCGGCGATGATGCCGACGGCGAAGAATTGTTGCGCCAGATTGAAAGCAAAAACGTCGGCACCGAGCTTTTGCAAATCGATCAAAAACAGGCCACCAGCCTGGTGAAAGTGAAGCTCGACAGCAAAGGCAGTGCCTCTTACGACATTGTTTACCCCTGCGCGTGGGACCGCATCGAGGTGCAGCAGGAAGCGCTTGAGCGCGTGGCCGATTCCGACGCCTTCATTTACGGCAGCCTTTCCACCCGCGATGAAGTTTCCCGCGCCACGCTTGAAAAACTGGTCGAGCAGGCTAAATTTAAAATTTTCGATGTTAATCTGCGCCCGCCGCATTACGATACCGGCCGCCTGCTCGAAATGATGAAAACCGCCGATTTAATCAAGCTCAACGATGATGAGCTGCACGAGTTGGCCAAAACATACGGTTCGAAATACAACTCGCTGGAGCAAAACATCCGCTTTTTGGCAGAGCTGAGCGGCACACCGAGAATGTGCGTAACCCTCGGCTGCCACGGCGCCATCTACTATCAAGAAGGCCTGCTTTACCATCACAGCGGCTTTCGTGTAGACGTGGCAGACACCGTCGGCTCGGGCGACAGCTTCCTCGCCGGCCTGACCTACAAGCTGCTGAATAATGCCGCACCGCAAGAAGCCGTAACCTTTGCCTGCGCACTGGGCGCACTGGTGGCTTCACACCACGGCGCCACACCGGAAATCAGTCTGCAACAAATCGAAAGCTTTATGAATCCGGCCTGATGTTTCAGACGGCCTCAAAAAAACGGTATCCGAATAAGATACCGTTTTTTATCGGGTATGATGCCCATTCATAAAAAATCAATTTATACCGATTCACAAAAGTAAGCCAACAAGGCAGTGAGCCGAATACAGCACAGTTAGTTTTCCGTAAGCCAAACCCACGCTGCCATGCTGCTCACCATCATCGCCCGCAGCAATGCCGAATGGGTGTTGATCGACAAGGGCCGGTTAAGCGTTTTCCGATATATTCAGGCCGTCTGAAAACAGTGAAAATGCAGTTTCAGACGGCCTGGCTTGAATGAAATTGCCGATAACGGCTGACAATGCAGATGTAGCATGAGCTCAGCCCGTGAACCTTCTGTTTGAGTTAAACCCATTCACAAAAGTAATCCGGCTGCATTGACCTGCCTTATCTTACTTTTTGTGAATCTGCTTCAATCGATAATGCTCATTTAATGCCCACAAAAAATGCCTTCTCAATAGAAGGCATTTTTGATTTGCACCGATTATTGTGCTGAAGCGGCAGAGGCGGTAGCCGAAGCTTCAGAAGCGGCACCGACGGCAGCACCTTCGCCCCATACAGCCGGATATTTGTAGCCGGCGAAACGTTTGTGGGCATAAGCTTTGAATTCATCCGAATTATACGCTTCGGTAACATCTTTCAACCATTGGCTGTCTTGATCGGCGGTTTTCACGGCAGACCAGTTAACATAAGCGAAGCTCGGTTCTTGAAACAGCGCTTCGGTCAGCTTCATGCCGCTGCTCATGGCGTAGTTGCCGTTCACAATGGCAAAATCGACATCGGCACGGCTGCGCGGCAGCTGCGCGGCTTCCAGCTCAACAATTTTGATGTTTTTCAAATTTTCGGCAATATCGGCTTTTGAGGCAGTGAGCGGGTTAACGCCTTCTTTCAGGGTAATCCAGCCCAGCTCGTTGAGCATCACCAAGGCACGGGCGAAGTTGGAAGGGTCGTTCGGTGCAGAAACGCTGGCGCCCTCTTTCACTTCATCCAGCGATTTGAGCTTGCCGGGATACAGGCCCAAAGGCGCAGTCGGCACTTGGAAAGCTTCGGTAATGTCCAGATTATGCTCTTTTTTGAAATCATCCAGATACGGTTTGTGCTGGAAGACGTTGATGTCCAACTCGCCCTCGGCCAAGGCCAGGTTGGGGCGCACGTAATCGGTGAATTCTACCAATTTTACGGTATAGCCTTTTTTAGCCAGCGCCGGCTGGATTTGGTCTTTGACCATATCGCCGAAATCGCCCACGGTGGTGCCGAAAACGATTTCTTTTTTCTCAGCACCGGCGGCAGCCGAAGCATCTGAAGCGGCCGCAGGCGCAGCAGTTTCTGTTTGGCCGCCGCAAGCAGCCAATGTTAGCGCCAGCGCAGCGGCAGAGAAGGTTTTCAATAATGTGTTGACTTGCATGGAACGGCTCCTTCGTTAAAAAAATGTTCGTCAGGCCGTCTGAACGGTTTTCAGACGGCCTCAAATACGGTTCAACGTTTATCCAGCTTGCGGGCGATAAAGTTACCCAAACTTTGAATAATCACCACCAATAATACCAAAACAGCAACAATAAAAATAATTACCTCGGTTTGATAGCGGTAATAGCCGTAGCGGATGGCCAAATCGCCCAATCCGCCGCCACCGATCATGCCCGCGGCGGCGCTGTAGGAAAGCAGGCCGATGGCCAGCACTGTAATGCTCGACACCATACCAGCGCGCGCTTCGTTGAGCAGCACTTTGCGGATAATCGTTAGCGGTGTTGCGCCCATGCTGGTCGCCGCTTCAATCACGCCGCGCGGCACTTCACGCAGGTTTTGCTCAACCAGGCGGGCAAAGTAAAACAGGCCGGACACGCTCAACACCAGCGAAGCGGCCACGGGCCCGATGGTGCTGCCCACAATCGCACGGGTGGCGGGAATCATGGCAATCATCAGAATCACAAACGGAAAGGCACGCATCAGGTTGACCAGATTATCAAGCACCAGATTCACCGGCCGGTTGTAATGCAGCTGGCGGTTGGCGGTAACAAACAGCCATACCCCCAGTAAGGTGCCGAACACGGTCGCAAACGTGGTGCTCAAGCCCACCATAATAAAGGTTTCCCATATGGCCTGCACGATTTCGCCGCGCATACCGCTGATGGTGCTGACGGCTTGTGCCAAGGTTAAATCCGCCATTTCAATCCTCCTGAATCAGTTCGCGCCCGATTTCGGATTGGGCATAGATTTGATTGTCGCGCACTTCAACCACTTCCAAAAGCTTGCCTTGATGCAGCAGAGCCGTGCGGTCGCACAGGCGGCGGATAACGCTCATTTCGTGCGTTACGATAACAATCGTAACATTAAATCGCTGATTAATGTCTTGCAGGCATTCGAGCACGCTGCGGGTGGTGGCCGGATCAAGCGCGGAAGTCGGCTCATCGGCCAATATCACGCTGGGGCTGGGTGCAAGCGCGCGGGCGATGCCCACCCGCTGTTTCTGGCCGCCGGAAAGCTGGGCGGGGTAATGTGCAGCACGGTCTTCCAAACCGACAATTTCCAGGCATTCGGCCACGCGCTGTTGGATTTTCGCGACATTCCAACCGGCGATTTCAAGCGGAAAGGCCACATTCTCGGCCACGGTACGGTTGCTCAGCAGGTTGAATTGCTGGAACACCATACCGATGTTTTGGCGGGCACGGCGCAAATCGGCGGCATTGAGCGCGGTCAGCTCCTGATGACCCACGGTTACTTTGCCGCTGTCGGGGCGCTCCAGTAAGTTAATCAGGCGCAGCAGCGTCGATTTACCCGCGCCCGAATAGCCCATCAGGCCGAAAATTTCACCCTGCTCGATGGTGAGGCTGATGGGCTCTACGGCCGTAAACCACGATTTATCGCGGTGTTGGTAACGTTTGGTGACGTTGTCCAGAATAATCATTTCGGTTCCAAAATACAACAAAGCCCGATGTGCGACACAGCGGGCTGAACGGTTCATGAGGCTATGATTTATGTATAGCCGCACGCTTTAGCTGTTTTCGCGCCCGCAAGCTGTGTCAAATCGGCGCATCAATAATAGCTGCTTACCTTACTGCAAATCGCTACCACAGTCAAGTTTTGTAAACCAAGAAATAAGGCCGTCTGAACGGCGCAGCGGCTTTTGCCAACCGTTCAGACGGCCTTTTCCCCAACCGGGTTTATTTCATGGCGTCGCTCAACACCCGCACGTTGTAGCGATACATATTCACGTAAGTATCTGCCGGCGCACCGCTGCCCAAAGCATCGGAATACAGCTTGCCGCTCACTTTGGCGCCGGTTTCTTTGGCGATACGGTCGACCATGCGCGTGTCTTTGATGTTTTCGGCAAACACCGCTTTAATGCCTTCGCGCTTGATTTGGCGGATAATCGCCGCTACCTGCTTGGCCGAAGGCTCAGCCTCGCTGCTCACACTTTGCGGTGCGATAAAACGGATATTGTAGCGCTTGCCCATATAGTTGAACGCATCGTGGCCGGTAAGCACTTTGCGTTTGTCTGCTGCAATGGCGTTAAATTGCGCACGCGCATAGCTGTCGAGCTTTTTCAATTCGCCTTGGTAAGCATTAAAACGCTGCCGGTAATAGCCTGCGCCTTCCGGGTCGGCTTTAATCAGCGCTACGGCCACATTCGATGCATATTTCTGCATCAACACCGGGTCGGTCCATACATGCGGGTCGAATTCGCCGTGGTCATGGCCATGGTCGTGACCATGGTCATGGCTGTGATCGTGACCGTCGCCGTGGTGATGGCCGTGTTCCAGCGCCGGCAAAGGTTTGATGCCTTCCGCAGCCTCGGCATAAGCCACTTTGCTCTGCTTCACGGCGCGTTGCAATTCGGCTTTTTCCAAGCCCAAACCGTTGAGCAGCACCAGCTTGGCTGCGCGGATTTTTTTCACATCGGCGCTGGTCATATGGTAGGCATGGCTGTCTTGATTCGCGCCCACCAGGTTTTGCACCGCCACCCGCTCGCCGCCGATTTGCTGGGTAACATCGCCCAAAATGCTGAAGCTGGTTACCACCGGCATCGGCGCGGCATGCAGCGCGCCCGAACACAAAGCGGCCAATACCGCTACTTTCCAATGTTTCATCTTCCACTCCTTTTGATATAACATAACAAATTAATGCTTTGAAAAAACCTGTTTACCAGGGTGTCCTGACCATTCGTTTATGAGGGGATTTTTGCTCCTGGAAATGCAGATGCCGGGCAAAAACCGCGGCAAGATTGGACACCTTGCGAGGCTTTTCAACACAGCAGATGCGTTTTTAGGAATGAAAACACCCATAAATGAATGGTTAGGATACCCTAACAGGCCGTCTGAAAACTATACGGCGTGGTGTTTGCGCCTGCGCAGCCACTTAGGCAGCACACCGCCTTCCCAGCCAAAAAACACCGACAACAGATAAAATACACCGCACCACAAAATAATCGCGGGGCCCGACGGAATTTCTACATAATATGAAAACAGCAGGCCGCCGAAGCCGCACACCAGCGCCACCGCCACCGCCATCAACATCAACGCGCCCATGCTTTTCGCCCACAAGCGGGCGGAAATGGCCGGCAGCATCATCAACCCCACCGACATCAATGTGCCCAAGGCCTGAAAGCCGGCCACCAGATTCATCACCACCAGCACCAAAAACAAAATATGCCAAAAACCGCCTTTACCGCCCACTGCCTGCAAAAACAGCGGATCGATGCTTTCCAGCACCAGCGGCCGGAAAATCACCGCCAGAGCCACAATGGTTACACTGGCCACGCCCGCCACCAATTGCAAGGCCGGCAAATCCACCGCCAACACCGAGCCGAACAGCAAATGCAGCAAATCGACACTGTTGCCGCTTTTGCTGACCAACACCACGCCGACTGCCAGGCTGCTCAGATAAAAAGCGGCAAAATTGGCATCTTCTTTCAAACCGGTAAAGCGGCTGGCCAAACCGGCCAGCAGCGCCATCAGCATGCCGGCGGCAAAACCGCCCAAACTCATGGCCGGCAGGCTCAAGCCGGCAAACATATAGCCGATGGCCGCCCCCGGCAACACCGCATGGCTGAGCGCATCGCCCACCAGGCTCATGCGGCGCATCACCAGAAACACGCCCACCGGCGCGGCGCTCAAAGCCAAAAACACCACCGATGCCAGCGCATAGCGCATAAAGTCAAACTCGGCAAACGGGGCGATTATTAATTCGTATGGATTCATCATTCAGGCAAACACGGCCGCGCTGTTTTTTTCAGACGGCCTCAATAAAATTCAGGCAGCACACCAATCACTGCGCTCGTGCTGCTGCATCGCATGGTTGGCGCGGGCGAGCAAATCATCCACCAACACCATCTCAGTGGTGCCGGCGGCAATTTTTTCGCGCGCCACCAGCACGGTATTGGGGAAATACGCCCGCACCTGTTCATAATCGTGCAACACCGCAATCACCGCCTGCCCTTCCTGATTGCAGCGGCGCAACACTTCGAGCAGCGCATACGTGGTTTGGGCATCAACGGCATTAAACGGCTCATCCAGCAGCAACACCCGGGCATCTTGCGCCAGCATGCGGGCAAACAACACCCGTTGAAACTGGCCGTTGGAAAGATGGGCAATCTGGCGCTCGGCAAAATCGCCCATATCCACCCGCGCCAGCGCCCGCTGCACACGTTCGCGCTGACGGGCATTCACACGCCCGAAAAAGCCGATTTCATACCACAATCCCATCGCCGCCAGCTCAAACACCGTCATCGGCTGGCTGCGGTCGATATCGCTCTGCTGGGGCAGATAAGCGATGTCGCGCCGCTGCAAACCCTGCCAC of the Uruburuella testudinis genome contains:
- a CDS encoding metal ABC transporter ATP-binding protein; this encodes MGIVIDNLTVSYQRRPAVHHLNMDFGDGEMWAIFGPNGAGKSTLLKAMMGLLQADTGQVLWQGLQRRDIAYLPQQSDIDRSQPMTVFELAAMGLWYEIGFFGRVNARQRERVQRALARVDMGDFAERQIAHLSNGQFQRVLFARMLAQDARVLLLDEPFNAVDAQTTYALLEVLRRCNQEGQAVIAVLHDYEQVRAYFPNTVLVAREKIAAGTTEMVLVDDLLARANHAMQQHERSDWCAA
- a CDS encoding metal ABC transporter solute-binding protein, Zn/Mn family; amino-acid sequence: MKHWKVAVLAALCSGALHAAPMPVVTSFSILGDVTQQIGGERVAVQNLVGANQDSHAYHMTSADVKKIRAAKLVLLNGLGLEKAELQRAVKQSKVAYAEAAEGIKPLPALEHGHHHGDGHDHSHDHGHDHGHDHGEFDPHVWTDPVLMQKYASNVAVALIKADPEGAGYYRQRFNAYQGELKKLDSYARAQFNAIAADKRKVLTGHDAFNYMGKRYNIRFIAPQSVSSEAEPSAKQVAAIIRQIKREGIKAVFAENIKDTRMVDRIAKETGAKVSGKLYSDALGSGAPADTYVNMYRYNVRVLSDAMK
- a CDS encoding metal ABC transporter permease, whose product is MNPYELIIAPFAEFDFMRYALASVVFLALSAAPVGVFLVMRRMSLVGDALSHAVLPGAAIGYMFAGLSLPAMSLGGFAAGMLMALLAGLASRFTGLKEDANFAAFYLSSLAVGVVLVSKSGNSVDLLHLLFGSVLAVDLPALQLVAGVASVTIVALAVIFRPLVLESIDPLFLQAVGGKGGFWHILFLVLVVMNLVAGFQALGTLMSVGLMMLPAISARLWAKSMGALMLMAVAVALVCGFGGLLFSYYVEIPSGPAIILWCGVFYLLSVFFGWEGGVLPKWLRRRKHHAV
- a CDS encoding sugar porter family MFS transporter, giving the protein MNQSKLLFWSITVALAGFLFGFDTVVISGADQALQKMWGSSSLFHGVVVMSSALWGTVIGALFGSIPTDKLGRKKTLICIGFLYIVGALGSALVSDPWLFAAFRFLGGLGVGASTIAAPAYVSEIAPPEKRGRLVAMYQFNIVFGILMAYLSNFMFTSLDLGENTWRWMLGIQVVPAVLYTLMVMSVPMSPRWLMMKGRFDEARAVLLQINPDANLDEMMSAAKADSEHKKESLWLKKYRTPVLLAFLIAFFNQVSGINAFLYYAPRIFEIAGLEKSAAMLSSVGIGVVNLIFTFVGLALIDKFGRRQLMYIGSFGYIISLGLVSLAFFQHWQGMAVPLFFFLFIAAHAIGQGTVIWVFISEIFPSYLRAQGQSLGSSTHWVLAAAIPAAIPFLFDSIGAAWVFVVFTAMMVLQLLFVMFMMPETKGVPLEELSQSLIKEDA
- a CDS encoding MetQ/NlpA family ABC transporter substrate-binding protein, whose translation is MQVNTLLKTFSAAALALTLAACGGQTETAAPAAASDASAAAGAEKKEIVFGTTVGDFGDMVKDQIQPALAKKGYTVKLVEFTDYVRPNLALAEGELDINVFQHKPYLDDFKKEHNLDITEAFQVPTAPLGLYPGKLKSLDEVKEGASVSAPNDPSNFARALVMLNELGWITLKEGVNPLTASKADIAENLKNIKIVELEAAQLPRSRADVDFAIVNGNYAMSSGMKLTEALFQEPSFAYVNWSAVKTADQDSQWLKDVTEAYNSDEFKAYAHKRFAGYKYPAVWGEGAAVGAASEASATASAASAQ
- a CDS encoding methionine ABC transporter permease produces the protein MADLTLAQAVSTISGMRGEIVQAIWETFIMVGLSTTFATVFGTLLGVWLFVTANRQLHYNRPVNLVLDNLVNLMRAFPFVILMIAMIPATRAIVGSTIGPVAASLVLSVSGLFYFARLVEQNLREVPRGVIEAATSMGATPLTIIRKVLLNEARAGMVSSITVLAIGLLSYSAAAGMIGGGGLGDLAIRYGYYRYQTEVIIFIVAVLVLLVVIIQSLGNFIARKLDKR
- a CDS encoding carbohydrate kinase family protein, giving the protein MKVTSFGEVLWDDFPDGKVLGGAPLNVLVRLRSLGVDGSIISRRGDDADGEELLRQIESKNVGTELLQIDQKQATSLVKVKLDSKGSASYDIVYPCAWDRIEVQQEALERVADSDAFIYGSLSTRDEVSRATLEKLVEQAKFKIFDVNLRPPHYDTGRLLEMMKTADLIKLNDDELHELAKTYGSKYNSLEQNIRFLAELSGTPRMCVTLGCHGAIYYQEGLLYHHSGFRVDVADTVGSGDSFLAGLTYKLLNNAAPQEAVTFACALGALVASHHGATPEISLQQIESFMNPA
- a CDS encoding methionine ABC transporter ATP-binding protein, with the protein product MIILDNVTKRYQHRDKSWFTAVEPISLTIEQGEIFGLMGYSGAGKSTLLRLINLLERPDSGKVTVGHQELTALNAADLRRARQNIGMVFQQFNLLSNRTVAENVAFPLEIAGWNVAKIQQRVAECLEIVGLEDRAAHYPAQLSGGQKQRVGIARALAPSPSVILADEPTSALDPATTRSVLECLQDINQRFNVTIVIVTHEMSVIRRLCDRTALLHQGKLLEVVEVRDNQIYAQSEIGRELIQED